In Borrelia hispanica CRI, one DNA window encodes the following:
- a CDS encoding DUF1357 family protein, translated as MLLSKGYSLDEILLAQRRELVRKYVNPDQIRAIAKIDSVEHIEGNILEQLLELAKVNIKARKNNDALSNSLSRKDALKFEDQLSISNPNFRPINHNELRDGIANFYRERQRKFTKLKKHVS; from the coding sequence ATGCTTTTATCTAAGGGTTATTCACTTGATGAGATACTCTTAGCGCAAAGACGAGAACTTGTGAGGAAATATGTTAATCCGGATCAAATCAGAGCTATAGCTAAAATTGATTCAGTCGAACATATTGAAGGAAATATATTAGAACAATTATTAGAACTTGCTAAGGTTAATATAAAGGCAAGAAAGAATAATGACGCATTAAGCAATTCTTTATCTAGGAAAGATGCACTTAAATTTGAAGATCAACTGTCTATTTCAAATCCCAATTTTAGACCGATAAATCATAATGAACTCAGAGATGGTATAGCAAATTTTTATAGAGAGAGACAGAGAAAATTTACTAAATTAAAGAAGCATGTTTCATAA